GCCTGTACTTTAGACAAGACCGGAAGTGCAACTCGCAGCAATGGGCTGGCTATCTGACTAAGCGGCAGGGTGAGTAACTGAAAGGCCCGATTGTAGTAACCAAGAGCAGTGGCACCGAATTGTTGACCGATCAAAATAGAGTCAATATTCTTGCTAGAGTAATTAAGAAGTTGGTAGCCGAAAAGATCCAATCCGAACCGGATGAATTTTCTGGTTTCTTCGCCCCGGTAATACCCACGAGGAAGCCATTTGGAGGTCATGCCGAGCACTGTCATCACAACGGCTGAGTTGATGACGAACTGGAAGACCAAAGCCCAGTATCCCCAGCCGGCCAGTCCTCCGATAATTCCGGCGGCGACGCCCGTTGTCAGCCCAGCAAGTTCGGCGACGACGAGTGACGTGAATGCCAGGGATCTCTGCAGGTTCGCGCGGAACTGCGCAGCGATGCCGTTGAAGAGGAAGGTGACGGCCAGGACCTGCGTGATCGCAACAAGCCGCGGGTCGCCATACAGGGAAGCGATGGACCAGGACGCCAGATAGGCTATCCCCCCGATAACCCCCCCTAATAATGTATTAAGCCAAAATAGATTGCTGCGTTGCTTGACCGAAAGATCCGCTGCTTGGACCGCTGCGGCAGAGAGTCCAAAGTCCCTCAGGATGTCGCCGACGCCAATAATAGCGATGACCATGGCGAGCAGGCCGAAATCTTCGGGCAGGAGTATGCGCGCCATAACAACGACGCCGATTGACTGCACCAAAATTCGAACGAATTGGCCACCCATGGTTATTGCAGCTCCGCGTGCTGCGCGCTTGCCTAAGTTCGGCGAAACCACATCTTCGTGGGAACTGGCCCCTGTGTTCCTTCTCATGAAAGGTCGCAGAGCGGTATTGCGATAATTGCGGACGCTGGTACGGAGTTCGACTCAGTGGCATTATCAGCCTGCGCGGGGTCTATTCTGGCACCGAGTGCTTGACCGTCGGGTTGGAACATCGTCTTACAGTAGCCTTCCCGTGGTTGTGGTTCCTGTAGCTGCACAGGATCGCGCCTGCCCTGAGGTACCTGAACAACGCGTGTGCTCGGTCGCAATACGGCATATGATGATGTTCACTGCGAGTTACAGCCTAATCGCGAATTTTGTGACTGGCGAGCCTCGGCCTGGTACTTCCGCCGAATAACTTGTCTGGAAGGCGCGAACATGGCTGGCTTTGGTGGTGCGAGGTCGCGTTACATGAAGCAAGATCATGCCCCGCGTACTTTGAGCGGTGACAGCTAGCATGTAAAAAGCGCGATCTCGCAACGGCAGCACTTGGGCGCGGGGATAGAGCAGGGAGGAACTAGCGAGAATGATTTTCGGCTACACCACGGGCGTATTTGACATGTTTCATATTGGCCACCTGCGTGTGCTCGAGCGGTCCAAAGCCCTGTGCGATCAGCTGATCGTCGGCATCACCACCGACGAACTCTCGCGCGAGCGAAAGCAGAAGCTGCCAGTCGTCTCGTTCGAGGAACGGAGACAGATCGTCGCGGCCCTTAGGTGCGTCGACATGACGGTGCCACAGACGTCTATGAACAAGCTGCTGGCATGGGAAGCGCTTCGGTTCAACAAGATGTTCGTCGGCGACGACTGGCGAGGAACAGACGTCTGGAACAACCTGGAGGTTCAATTTGAACCGCTCGGAGTCGAAATCGTCTACCTCCCGTACACGCAATCAACGTCGAGCACCAAGCTGCGTGATGCGTTGAACGGGTTGCACGGCTCGGATGCGTGATCATCAGGTGTTGACGGTTCTAGCTCGGCGGATCGTGCGGCGCGTGAAGCCATGGGTCGTTTGGCTGCTGTTGCTGACAACTCCGAAACGTCCGTATGTCGTCGTGCACGGCTATCCCGACTCAGAAGGCAACTCCGTCGAGATGGTTCGAGCGCTCGTGGATAGATATGGTGGAGGTGTATATCTCCTAGCGGATAGCCCTGTGACCGCGCGAAAAGTGTTACGGGACGCTCGGATTGATCAATCCGAGCGGGTCGCGATCCTCCAGTACAAATCGCTCCGAGCTCTTTTCCGATTCGTGACAGCCGAGGTCTCCCTGTTCACGCACGGTGTTTACGGCTGCCCGAGGCGAGTGCCTAGGAAGACCCTAGTGAACTTGTGGCATGGCGGGGGCATCAAGGTGGGAATAATGGCGGACGAGCGGGGTCGGCCATACGTGCACGCGGATTACTTGGTCGCGGCAACACGGTGGAAGGGCGCGATCATGGCGCGGCAGTGCCGCCTGCCAGATGGCGGCCTGCTGCTTACCGGCAATCCCCGGGTGGACCAGTTCGGAGAGGTTGATCCGGGAGCCCTGAAGAGTGTCGGTATAGACCCAGCCCGTCCGTTCGTAGTGTGGATGCCTACTTTCCGGCGAAGTACTCGGCAGCTCGCCACGTCGACAGGCGCGGAAGATCCCGGTGCCGACTTAGTCAACGCATCTGCCCAGGTGGTCGTTGACGGCCTGGCGAACGCAGGCATCCAGGTGGTGGTAAAGCCGCATCCAAGCGACGCTGATCGTCACGAGATCGCTGGCGCAATCACCGTCACGAACGACGCGCTTGTTCAAAACGGCGTCTTCCTGTATCAGCTACTTGGGTGTGCCAATGGTCTGTTGACAGACTACTCAAGCGTATGGATTGACTACCTGACTCTCGATCGGCCGATCGGATTTCTTGTTCCGGATGAAGCAACGTACGCGGATAGTCGCGGGTTTGACCCTCCAGATGCTCTGGAATGGCTACCCGGACCGCGGGTTCGAACGGCTGCTGACATAGCGGCATTTGCTGAGGATGTCTTGTCGAAAGGTGCCCTTACGGAGGCGCGCCGGCGTGAAGTCTCGGAGCACATCGGCTTAGTACGTGAAAGTGGTGTTGCCGAAAGGATTCTGGATGAACTGGCAGCCAAGGGGAGGTTCGGGCCCCGCCTCAGTCCGCTGAGGACTGAGATGGTGACAGTGGAGCGGCCGACCCGGAACTAGTGTTTCAACTGTGGTACGAGTCCCGGCGTGTTCGTCCGAGAGCCACTGTCGCTATCAACTCCAGTCCTGGAATCCGAGCATTCGGCAGGGACGGGCCTGATGGTCGGCCGCCCCAAGTGGGGACCGCACCAATCCTCGTACGCGGTTCGTCCGGATCCCTTTGCACGAGTAGACAAGTTGCACAGCTGGGAGGTATGCCTTGATTCGACCGGGAGCAATTCGACTTCGATTGGTACGAAACAGTGGGTCGATGCCGGAAAGGTTGACTGGCAAGATACTTGTGGTCTTGCAGATCGCTGGATATAGCTTGTGGCTTCGTTGCCTCAACTTCGGGTCCAGATCGCCTCTGACGGGCTCCGAGCGGTGTGATGTCTCGCTGACCTCATACGGACGCCGGACTCGGCATGTTTGGAAGACACTCGAAACTATTGGACGAGGTGAGGTTCGTCCGCGACGGGTGGTGCTATGGCTGGATGAGGAGTCTGTCACCGCGGAACTGCCGCGGACTCTGCAACGCTTGACAAGGCGAGGTCTCGAAGTTAGGGCATGCGCAGACTACGGACCGCACAAGAAATACTTCCCCTACATCATGGAGTGTCCATTAGATGGTCCGCTGGTTACGGCCGATGACGATGTCCTGTATCCCCGCCAGTGGTTGAAGGGTCTCGTTTCGGCACATCGCGAGGACGAAGTAACGGCGTATCGATGCAGGACTATTAGCAGCATGCCCTACAGCAGTTGGGCGCTGTGCACGAGCACGGCTTCATCGTTAGATCTTCTCCCGACAGGCGTCTCCGGTGTGATCTACCCGCCGAAAGTGCTCAACGCGTTGCGTGAGCGAGGTGACGAGTTCATGCGGTATTGCCCTCGCGCAGACGATTTCTGGCTGCACTACGCGGCAGTTGCTTCCGGCGTCGAGACGCGGCAGGTGTCGGAGACCGCCGCCGAGTGGTGGCCATCTCGGCCAAGGCAAAAAGGGCTGTGGCACGAAAATTTCGCAAACGGCGGCAACGATGCAATTTCTGCCGAGGTGGCACGTGCCTGGCTCGTCGAGTGATGGCCGCGCAATCACGCTTTGCCCCGATCCATCTGCCCTTCCGAGTTCGATGACCGTGACGAGTTCAGGCATCGGTTGAATGAGTTG
This region of Mycolicibacterium diernhoferi genomic DNA includes:
- a CDS encoding lipopolysaccharide biosynthesis protein; translation: MRRNTGASSHEDVVSPNLGKRAARGAAITMGGQFVRILVQSIGVVVMARILLPEDFGLLAMVIAIIGVGDILRDFGLSAAAVQAADLSVKQRSNLFWLNTLLGGVIGGIAYLASWSIASLYGDPRLVAITQVLAVTFLFNGIAAQFRANLQRSLAFTSLVVAELAGLTTGVAAGIIGGLAGWGYWALVFQFVINSAVVMTVLGMTSKWLPRGYYRGEETRKFIRFGLDLFGYQLLNYSSKNIDSILIGQQFGATALGYYNRAFQLLTLPLSQIASPLLRVALPVLSKVQADIRTFNIYLAKAQSALLAAMLFLLIALGALAEPAVEIVLGDEWLPTAELFRILSIAGVFQMLSYPILWGYLALGLTRTNLKQALISRPLTIALIIGGALISVEGVAWAYALGNAIAWPIALAFLARTSSVDVRPLFRSSVQILFANAMGGIAAFSITHWAQLDNPWGQIAIGVSVMAGVTAAVILLVPPLRRAYAEVFRSGLKSIRR
- a CDS encoding adenylyltransferase/cytidyltransferase family protein, yielding MIFGYTTGVFDMFHIGHLRVLERSKALCDQLIVGITTDELSRERKQKLPVVSFEERRQIVAALRCVDMTVPQTSMNKLLAWEALRFNKMFVGDDWRGTDVWNNLEVQFEPLGVEIVYLPYTQSTSSTKLRDALNGLHGSDA
- a CDS encoding CDP-glycerol glycerophosphotransferase family protein; the protein is MKPWVVWLLLLTTPKRPYVVVHGYPDSEGNSVEMVRALVDRYGGGVYLLADSPVTARKVLRDARIDQSERVAILQYKSLRALFRFVTAEVSLFTHGVYGCPRRVPRKTLVNLWHGGGIKVGIMADERGRPYVHADYLVAATRWKGAIMARQCRLPDGGLLLTGNPRVDQFGEVDPGALKSVGIDPARPFVVWMPTFRRSTRQLATSTGAEDPGADLVNASAQVVVDGLANAGIQVVVKPHPSDADRHEIAGAITVTNDALVQNGVFLYQLLGCANGLLTDYSSVWIDYLTLDRPIGFLVPDEATYADSRGFDPPDALEWLPGPRVRTAADIAAFAEDVLSKGALTEARRREVSEHIGLVRESGVAERILDELAAKGRFGPRLSPLRTEMVTVERPTRN